The Syntrophorhabdaceae bacterium genome segment TCCTCCATGCCGGTCCATGCCATCAGGAACTACACCGTCTCCGCCGGCAGGCTCCGGGACAAGAACATAGTCTTCGTCATGCGGGGGTTCATCAACGGCGCTAAATACATGGTGCCGACGATAAACTTCGTCGCCCAAGTCATGAAAAGGGACGAGTCCTGCGATCTCTCCACGGGCAAATGCGGGATGATGGGGATCAACGTCATGGTGGACCCCCTCCTGTTCGCGAAATACGGCATCGAGAGGGTCCCCTCCTTCGTCTACGCGAGGGGCGTGAAGGTGACGGACGCAGAGATGAGCGAGGGACTCGACGGGAACGCATCCGTATCCGGTTATTACAGGCTTTCCGGAGACGCGGGGCTGGACCACGTCCTGGAAAGGTTCCACGAAGAGACGGAAAGCGCCTCGATCAGGGGGCTTCTTTCCGCTTTGGGAAGGGGATTTTACAAGGAGAACACAGATGGGAACACAAACGACTGAAATCATTGAAACGGAACTACCGGCGGAAGCCTCGCCGGGGACACCAGGGGAACCTGAAAAATCAGGGAAACCCGGACTGGTAAGTCTTTTCGTTACCGTGGCGATCCTCAACCTTGTCCTGACCTCGGGGCTGCTCTACCTCTATGACGGGTACGTGGTACCCAGGGTGGTCGCCGTTGATATAAAAGGCTTCATAGAGAGACAGCGCGACCTTTATGTCTCAAAGAAGATAAACGACGAGCAGCTGAAGGCGAATCTCGACGCCATGGAGCACAGGATCAAATCCATGCCGAAGAACGTAGTCATGATAACCGCTGACGTTGTGGTGGGCGAACATGCAGAAACTGTTGAACCGTAAGGTCGTATATTCCCTGATCGCTGTGATGGTCGCCGCAGCAGCCGGCATGATGATTCCGGGAAGGATCTCCGTCACCCTGACCCCGTCCCTCGACAAGAGGGTGTTCTTCCTTTCGGAAGCGTCACGGGAAACAAGGATCGCACAGGGCGACTACGTGATGTTCATGCTGTCTACACCGTATATCGGGAACGGCAAGCCCCTGCGGACCATCAAAAGGGTCGGCTGCGCCGCTGGAGATGTTCTTTCGGTGAAGTGGGAAAAACATTACTACTGCAACGGCATGTATATGGGACAGGCGAAGGACAGAAGCAAAAAGGGGGAACCGGTGGAGGCCTTCCGCTTCAGCGGGAAGGTCCCGGATGGTGCGCTTTTCGTGGTAGGGGATTCGCCTGACAGCTATGATTCAAGATACTTTGGATTCCTGAGGAAGGAAGATGTCATCAAGATCGCTCATCCCGTTTTCTGAACTGTGGAGGGTTTTAAACCTTCGCTCTTGCCTTCGCTCTTGCCTTCGCTTTTGCTTTCTTCTTTGCCTGTCGCTTTGCCTTCTCCTTTGCCTGTCGCTTTGCCTTCAGCTTTGCTTTTCGCTTTGCCTTCCGGCATATGTGCTGGGCGCCGGGGAGACTGTATCCGCACAGCCTGAACAGAAGAAATACTACGACGACCTGAAGCGCGGGTGGTACTGGTATGAGAAGGCCCCTGAGAAACCGAAGGAAACAAAAGAGGAGAAAGTGGGAAAGGAAGAAAAGGCCCTGGCCCGGAAGCTCCCCAGCCTGAAGGACTACACGACCGGGGAGCTCTGGAACATGCACCCCGACGACTTCCGGAAGCTCCTTGATGACTTCCACAAGAAGGCCGTCATGAAGCCGACCGAAGAGAACATGTATGAGTACCTGGTGGTGTATGACATCGCGCGGAGGAAGGCCCTCGCCGTGACGAACGTCCAGATGGCCATGATGCAGAAGCACCCCGAGCTCAACGTGGGGAGCGATTACCCTGTTGCGGCGCCGGGCAGGAGCGCGTACATCCGTGAGACCGGCAGGGAGATTACGGACAGGATCGCAGGCGGGAGGCATGACTACGGGCTCGTCTATTTCTATGCGGATGCCTGCGGGTACTGCACGGAACAGGGCAACATACTGAAGTACTTCATCGACAGGTATGGGTGGGAGACGAAGAAGATCAACGTGAACGAAAGCCCCCGTGTGGCCTCGCGGTTCAACGTGGAGAACGTCCCCTCCCTCATGCTCATCTACAAGGAAAGTGACGATTATTTCCCCGTGTCGGCTGGCGTCGTATCCCTCAACGACATGGAGGAGAGGATATACCGCGGCATGAGGCTGCTTGCGGGGGAGACCACCATGGAGGATTACAGCATATATGACTTCCAGAAAGGCGGGGCGTTTGATACGGGGAGGTATAGATAAAGGGGCTGAACCATGTTGAAATGTAAAATCTGAAACATTACGGACAGTGGAAGAACGGGGCGAATTCAGTGTTACGTATATCACCTACGAGTCTTGCAACGAGTATACGGCGAGAGTCAACAATTACCGGTCGAAGTACGCAGCAGCATGTGAAATCAAGACTGAGCTGTTTTCCTAAGCCGGCTTTGGCCTGCGATTCGTCACATAGATGCCGACACTCACGAGAATGAGTCCAAGGATCAACCCCGTGGTCAACTGCTCTCGTAGCAAGATAGCACCCGCAGCCACACCGAATACGGGAGAAAGGAATGTGAAGATGGCAAGCTCAGATACGGGGTATACATGGATGAGCTTGAACCACACAAGATACGATGCGAAAGCGACAATCACGGAAGAATAGATCACCGCCGTTGTCACGGCGCCGCTTACGTTCAAGACCCATTTCGGCTCAAGAAAAAGTGCGCAGACAAAAGTCACCGGAACGGAGAAGACAAGCTGATACAGAAATGTATGGATGGGGTGGACCCGATCCGCCAGATATTTTTTTATGTACACGGTAGTAGCACCCCAGAACACGGCAGCCCCGAGCTGCAGAATGTCTCCGAAGAACATCGACGGGGTCCACGAGCTCGGCTTGCCCCGAAACACGAGGTACAGTCCGGCAAAGGCAAGGAGAAGACCTGCAATTTTCGTGAAGGTTAGTTTCTCCTTCAGGAAGAGGTAAGCACCGAGGACCACTACGAAAGGGGAACAGTTGACGAGGATTATAGCCCGGGCAGCATCTGTATACCGCATACCCCAATAAATGCAGACGAATTCCAGACCGAAGAGGAGACCTACTATGAATCCGTGAAAAAGGCGTATGTCCTTATGAAACAAGGGCTCTTTGATGGAGATGCAATAGACGATGCCAAAGGCCGAGGCGATTGCCGACCGGAGAAAGGAGTTGAAGACGGGTGAAAATCCCAGGTTAGCAATTTTGATTGCAGGGTAGTTCAACCCCCACAGCATGGTCAGAACAACCAGTATAAAAAAACCTTTAGTATCGAGATGGTCCTTAATCATCCCAGTAGCACCCCAGTAGTATAAATGAATATTCAGTCAGCATAATGTCAGTGTAGATTAGCACATACCAAAGATAGGGGTCAAGAACCTTTATCCTAAATAGATTCTTAAGACAGGTAACGTCTGATACGAGTAATGAATACAAATTCAGGATTCCTGTTGCCCGAACAATTAAACCTTGCCGAAGACATGTCGAAGACGGACAACATTGACTTACTTTCTCACAGGCACTGTGTGCCTAAAGGATTACTATGTATAAGTTAGTATAGTTGTCAAAGATGCGGTTTCGTGTGTTTCATGGTAGGAGGAAGGAAAGGGTGACCAGTGCACCTGCTACTAAATATAATGATGCTGTTGGAAGAACAAGCTATTAGCAAAGATGTTGGTGAATAAATCAGAGTAATCTCATCAGATATAAGTAATCCTAAAACGGCCAACTATACCGGTAATAATCATCTCTGATCCCGGCAATGCGCGTCTCATCCCATCCAGGGTCCCAGCCTAATCCCAGATCTTCGTTGATAAGAACCACAGAAATATCGGTGCTGAGGGGTTTCTTTTCAAGGATAAGGGTAATATTGCACAGTCTATCAGGGCTATTGCAATCATAGCATTTACCCTTTTCAGCACAGGGTGTTTTATACCCCTTTTGTTTCGCATGTGCCGGAGCCAAAACGTTTCTGATACGATCGATAGCTGCACTGACATCCTTTACAATCTTGTTCCGGCCGACT includes the following:
- a CDS encoding lactate utilization protein, which translates into the protein MIGVADSVTLRQIGILEALAQRGNEIINPFVPEMTEGIKKDQDKRREFINMMRKTFASDVFITGTNAVTVDGNIVNIDRNGNRVAGIIYAAPRVILAVGRNKIVKDVSAAIDRIRNVLAPAHAKQKGYKTPCAEKGKCYDCNSPDRLCNITLILEKKPLSTDISVVLINEDLGLGWDPGWDETRIAGIRDDYYRYSWPF
- a CDS encoding DMT family transporter translates to MIKDHLDTKGFFILVVLTMLWGLNYPAIKIANLGFSPVFNSFLRSAIASAFGIVYCISIKEPLFHKDIRLFHGFIVGLLFGLEFVCIYWGMRYTDAARAIILVNCSPFVVVLGAYLFLKEKLTFTKIAGLLLAFAGLYLVFRGKPSSWTPSMFFGDILQLGAAVFWGATTVYIKKYLADRVHPIHTFLYQLVFSVPVTFVCALFLEPKWVLNVSGAVTTAVIYSSVIVAFASYLVWFKLIHVYPVSELAIFTFLSPVFGVAAGAILLREQLTTGLILGLILVSVGIYVTNRRPKPA
- a CDS encoding conjugal transfer protein TraF; its protein translation is MLGAGETVSAQPEQKKYYDDLKRGWYWYEKAPEKPKETKEEKVGKEEKALARKLPSLKDYTTGELWNMHPDDFRKLLDDFHKKAVMKPTEENMYEYLVVYDIARRKALAVTNVQMAMMQKHPELNVGSDYPVAAPGRSAYIRETGREITDRIAGGRHDYGLVYFYADACGYCTEQGNILKYFIDRYGWETKKINVNESPRVASRFNVENVPSLMLIYKESDDYFPVSAGVVSLNDMEERIYRGMRLLAGETTMEDYSIYDFQKGGAFDTGRYR
- a CDS encoding S26 family signal peptidase; its protein translation is MQKLLNRKVVYSLIAVMVAAAAGMMIPGRISVTLTPSLDKRVFFLSEASRETRIAQGDYVMFMLSTPYIGNGKPLRTIKRVGCAAGDVLSVKWEKHYYCNGMYMGQAKDRSKKGEPVEAFRFSGKVPDGALFVVGDSPDSYDSRYFGFLRKEDVIKIAHPVF